In bacterium, the genomic window CGTCCACGAGGCCGTGCTGGCCGCCGGCGACCGCGAATCCGGCTGCACCGTCCACCTCGTCAGCGACGTCTACGACGCCGGCGAGATCCTCGGCCAGCTCCGCGTCCCCGTCCTGCCCGGCGACACCCCCGATACCCTCGCCGCCCGCGTCTTCGCCGCCGAATGCGAACTCTACCCGCGCATCATCGCCGCGCAGGCGCGGGCGTTGCTGGGTGACCGCTGATCTCGGTTGTTCCGGTCACGACCTCGATCCCAGCCATACCCCTCGATGTGATGCGACTCGGGTCCACACTTCCTGCCGTGACAGGGGACGCGCTCCGGGCACCTCGTGTGCCCGGAGCGCGTGGCCTTCCGGCCCTTTCGCCATCCTGGCTTCAGGGCCTCCAGGACACCCCTGACCCGGCAGGAAGTGCTGGCCCAAGTCGAACAGCGGCATGGGGCGGGGCAGGGACGATTTCGTCGCCGGAAGCGAACCGGTCAGCGCACGAGTCGGACGGCGAGCGAGCGCACGCTTCCGGCGTGTTCCAGGCGCAGCATATAGGTGCCCGAAGGCAGCGGACGGCCCGCATCGTCCCGGCCTTCCCAGATCGCGAGGCCGGCTCCGGCGGGTTGCTCAGAGTCCAGCAGCACGGCAGCGCGGCGGCCGCGCAGGTCGTAGGCGGTCAGGCGCGCGAGTCCCGGCACCGGCAGGTCGAAGCGCACGACCAGCCGCGGGTTGAAAGGGTTCGGGGCGGCGGCCAGAGCGAGGACCGCCGCCGGCGCCGGCGGCAGGGCGGTCTCGGCCAGCACACTCCCTGCGTCGATCAGCCGGTAGACGGCGCCGGACCGCGGCGCCGAGGCGTCGCGCAGCCGGCCCGCCTCGGGTTCCGTCAGCGGTCCCAGTTCGATGACACCGCCGTCGGGATCGCGGCGCTCGAGGCACGGCTCTCCGCCCGGCGGCAGCCCGCGCACCTGCCAGCGCACATCGGCGGCGCCCCCCTGCCATACCGCCGTGAACTCCTCGACCATCGCCGGCACGACCAGGGCGTTGCGCA contains:
- a CDS encoding formyltransferase family protein, whose product is VHEAVLAAGDRESGCTVHLVSDVYDAGEILGQLRVPVLPGDTPDTLAARVFAAECELYPRIIAAQARALLGDR